In the genome of Candidatus Aminicenantes bacterium, the window GGGCTGGTCATCTGGTCCCAGTTTTTGCTCCAGGTTCGATTTAGAGGCGCGAACGGGAACGCCATTGACCTGGAGGCCTTGGCAAATTTGAAATAATCAGGGTCCCTGCTCTTGGCCCGCTTCCGCCCCCCAGCGAAATGGCCGGGAGCAGGGGCCTCGTCTTATTGAAAATTGAATCCACTTATTTTATAATTGATTTAGCGGAGGGAACTATGGCTTTAATCACTTGCCCTGAATGTAAAAAAGAAATTTCTGACACGGCGAAATCCTGTCCATCGTGCGGATATGAATTAAAAGCATCGGAAAAACAATTATGCCCGAAATGCAATATTGAGGCGATTGCAGTTAAGAAAAAAAACCAAGTCTCTATAGGTGGAATTCTTGGAGCATTAATTTTCATAATTGCAATTCCCATTTTGTTTTATAATTGGCTAATTGGAATTGCTGCCATGATTTTGGGAGCAATTATTGGGTCAGTAGCGCGAGGCGAATATATAGAGATGACTTGCCCAAAATGTAAAAAAGTAATCAGTAAAATTCAGTAATGAGGCACTATCCCCAGATCAATTAAAATATTATAGATGACGGAAGTATAACTATTGACAAAATAATCAATGGCAAGGGCCAGAACGATAACGACCAACACAATGATAATCGCTTTAATCCAAGACCGCCGGGCTTTTTTACTCGCCGCTTTTTTTTCTTCTGGAGTTAAAACGCGGGAAGGCGGTGCAGGTACTGAAACAGGTGCTGCTGGCGGAACATAAGCCGGCAGGTCTTTATGACAGAAGCGGCATATTGTCGCCTCGGCCTTGACCATTTCGGCGCAATAAGGACATTTGCGCATCTGGCCGGATTGTACCTGCTGTTTTTCCAGCGCTTCGGTGTTTGGCTTCATTACGAGCGCCCAGATGATCCCGATAAGCGGGCTCAAAATCAAACTTAAGATGAAGAAGTTTCCGAAACTCTGACCCTTATTTTTTGCAATTACTCCGGCGAAAATTGAAAAGGTGATCCAGACCACAAAAATCATATCTTCCTCCCTTAATACTAAACTGAGGTTATCATTTATGTTTTTTTTGTCAATCAATTTTTTTATTGACTTTGATTTTTGAAATATGTATTATCAAAAAAATGGTGAAGCCAACCGTGACTAAAATTTTTATACCAAGACTAAAACGGGACTTTAGAGACAAAGAATGTCTATAACAAAGGGTTTTATCAATTCAAATTCAAATATGTTATGAGGAGATGTCCATGAGCAATGAGTTCAAACCGTACGTTTCCGCGGACAAGAACCTGAAGGAATTCACCGTCCGGGCCCTGTTGATCGGCCTCTTCCTGGCTGTGCTGCTGGGGGCGGCCAACGCCTACCTGGGTTTGAAGGCCGGCATGACCATCGCCGCCACCTACCCGGCCGCCGTTCTGGGCATGGCCCTGCTGCGGTTGTTCAAAGATCACAATATCATCGAGGAGAACTTCACCCGTACCGTCGGCTCCATCGGCGAGTCGGTGGCCGCCGGCGCCATCTTCACCCTGCCGGCCTTCCTGATCGCCGGCGTCTGGTCGCCGGAGTTCTTCGGCAGCGTCAGCGGCTGGCTGAAGTCCACCGTCATCATGATGGTCGGCGGCATCGTGGGCATCATGTTCGTCACCCTGCTGCGCCGGGTGATGGTCGAAGACCCCGAGCTGAAGTTCCCCGAATCGGTCGCGGCTTCCGAGATCCACAAGGCCGGCCGTGGCGGCGCCACCGGCGCAAAATATCTCTTCTACGCCATGGGCATCGGCGGCTTCATCGAGCTGCTCAAGGGCTTCAACCTGCTGGCCGCTAAATGGGAAAAATTCAGCGCCTTCGCCTCAAAGCTCATCCCGCGCACCAACATTGGTGAGAATTTCAAGGGCGTCGCCACCGGCGGCGGCTTCATGTGGAAAACGCCGGCTCTGAGCCCCGCCTTCCTGGGTGTTGGCTACATCATCGGCCCGCGCCTGGCCGCCCTGAACTTCGCCGGCGGTGTCCTCTCCTGGGGCCTGTTCGTGCCTTTGCTGACGCTGCTGCTGGCGCCGCAGTACGCGCCGGCCGTCAACGCCGGACTGCTCACCTGGACCGCGGTTACCACCGTGATCTTCCAGAACATCGTCAAAACCGTGGCCATCGGCGGCATGCTGATGAGCGCGGCGTACACCCTGTTCAAGATGCGCAAGAGCCTGATCAACGGCATCGGCCGCTCGGTAAACGACGTCAAGAAGGCGGCCACCAGCAAGCAAGCCACGCTGCGCACCGACAAGGACATCAACATCAAGATCGTTTTTTCTGTCCTGCTGGGTATGGCCGTGATTACCTTCATCGTCTACTGGTGGTTCATGGGCTTCAGCTCCACCAACCTGGCGCCGGCGCTGGTGGCCGCGCTGGTCATGCTGGTCGCCGGTTTCTTTTTCGCTGCCGTTTCTGGCTACCTGGTCGGCCTGATCGGCTCCTCGAACAACCCCATCTCGGGCTTGACCCTTTCCACTCTGGTCATCGCCGCCATCCTGATGGTGATTCTCGGTGCCAAGGGCATCCCGGGGGTGACCGCCGTCCTGGCAGTCGCCGGCGTCATCTGCGTCTCTTCCGCCGTGGCCGGCGAGATGCTGCAGGACCTGAAAGTCGGCCATATCCTGGGCGGCACCCCCTGGAAGATGCAGTCCGGCAACCTGATCGGCGTCATCGTCTCCGCCCTGGTGATGTGGATCCCGCTGTTCATCCTCAACGCCGGCGACCTGAAGATGGCCGCCCTGAAGGGCTATAAAGGCGGCTTCGGCGGCGAGGTGCTGGCCGCGCCGCAAGCCGGCCTGATGGCCAACCTTTCGCGGGGCATCGTCGGCGGCGAGATGGTCTGGCCGCTGATCGTGGTCGGCATCCTGATGGCCGTGGGCTTCATCCTGGTCCAGGTCAAGAGCCCGATGCTGGTGTGCGTCGGCATGTACCTCTCGTTCGATACCGTGGCCGCCATCTTTGTCGGCGGCATCATCCGCTGGGTCGTCGACGCCATCATCGCCCGCCGCAAGTACAACGACAACCAGAAGTCGCGCATCGAGAACCGCGGCGTATTGCTGGCTTCGGGGCTGATCGCCGGCGAGGCGCTGATCGG includes:
- a CDS encoding zinc ribbon domain-containing protein; protein product: MALITCPECKKEISDTAKSCPSCGYELKASEKQLCPKCNIEAIAVKKKNQVSIGGILGALIFIIAIPILFYNWLIGIAAMILGAIIGSVARGEYIEMTCPKCKKVISKIQ
- a CDS encoding oligopeptide transporter, OPT family, whose amino-acid sequence is MSNEFKPYVSADKNLKEFTVRALLIGLFLAVLLGAANAYLGLKAGMTIAATYPAAVLGMALLRLFKDHNIIEENFTRTVGSIGESVAAGAIFTLPAFLIAGVWSPEFFGSVSGWLKSTVIMMVGGIVGIMFVTLLRRVMVEDPELKFPESVAASEIHKAGRGGATGAKYLFYAMGIGGFIELLKGFNLLAAKWEKFSAFASKLIPRTNIGENFKGVATGGGFMWKTPALSPAFLGVGYIIGPRLAALNFAGGVLSWGLFVPLLTLLLAPQYAPAVNAGLLTWTAVTTVIFQNIVKTVAIGGMLMSAAYTLFKMRKSLINGIGRSVNDVKKAATSKQATLRTDKDINIKIVFSVLLGMAVITFIVYWWFMGFSSTNLAPALVAALVMLVAGFFFAAVSGYLVGLIGSSNNPISGLTLSTLVIAAILMVILGAKGIPGVTAVLAVAGVICVSSAVAGEMLQDLKVGHILGGTPWKMQSGNLIGVIVSALVMWIPLFILNAGDLKMAALKGYKGGFGGEVLAAPQAGLMANLSRGIVGGEMVWPLIVVGILMAVGFILVQVKSPMLVCVGMYLSFDTVAAIFVGGIIRWVVDAIIARRKYNDNQKSRIENRGVLLASGLIAGEALIG